Proteins encoded in a region of the Panicum hallii strain FIL2 chromosome 3, PHallii_v3.1, whole genome shotgun sequence genome:
- the LOC112887794 gene encoding myosin-17-like isoform X3, translating to MASTLKIVVGSHVWMEDKDLAWIDGEVFRIEDRNVHVHATNGKTVILSISDIHTKDTEVPSNGIDDMTRLSYLHEPGVLNNLAIRYAKNIIYTYTGNILIAINPFQRLPHLSDPYTMEKYKGANFGELDPHVFAIADVSYRQMMNEGKSNSILVSGESGAGKTETTKMLMTYLAFLGGRSRTGGRTVEQQVLESNPVLEAFGNAKTVRNNNSSRFGKFVEIQFDKSGKISGAAIRTYLLERSRVCQINSPERNYHCFYFLCAAPSEDIKRYKLADPSSFHYLNQSTCIKLDEISDAKEYLATRSAMNTVGITEQEQEATFRVVAAVLHLGNISFVKGREVDSSLLKDDKARFHLNAAAELLMCDCGNLENALIKRKINTPEGVITTTVDPNSATVSRDGLAKQIYSRLFDWLVNRLNASIGQDTSSDRLIGVLDIYGFESFKTNSFEQLCINFTNEKLQQHFNQNVFKMEQEEYNREQIDWSYIEFVDNQDVLDLIEKKPGGIIALLDEACMFPKCTHESFSQKLYEKFKNNKRFSKPKLSRTAFTIQHYAGEVTYQSDHFLDKNRDYVVVEHQELLNASRCSFVSGLFPSVLEENTKASKTSIATRFKWQLQELMETLSSTEPHYIRCIKPNNILKPTTFENINVLQQLRCSGALEAIRISCAGYPTRKIFHDFLCRFRILAPEVFMERNNEKVSCQKILDKMELHGYQIGRTKVFLRAGQMAELDARRTEVRNKAARAVQSRFRTHAAREKFLVLRKTSISFQSFVRVILACKLRVLLRKQAAASQIQKSYRCYIAWSSYSELRSSAIMLQTGLRVFGAYKEYNIRKQNKASIHIQAWWRCHREYSNYCKIKGSVLIYQCAWRRRVARGELRKLKMAARDTEALKVQKEKLEEHVEELTSCLGLEKKLRTDLEKNKAGEISKLQAALREMERRVEEATEMQERELAERAIEEALAQEREKITSLTNEVEELKVLLLREREENSATKSALVIAQEENDALTRKIAAADGNMEQLRDTVKRFEKNVKELESSLMMEKEQNMTTRRELSEAHQRVEELLRQIADANGTSTELQTAVQRLQKSLIEGEATLLTERQESEATTKSLNEAHVKIEELLNKIKVAEQDISNFQDNNQRLEVTATTLEASLLAEKQQSTAIFSQLAEAQQDIEVLQKKFADANRTNDLLQDSLKRCEENATTRDGLYVAERKEHDETKQALLKAQERNWELLRKVDDSEKTINKMLENAQRLEKHATARESLLHKTKQNLDCTTKALTEARGRNRDLMTSFEDSAKKINMLEDSVNRLEEHIAEKDSLLEVERQEHKTTNEDVTNARKKISELIHELQQSEETRKQLEDTIKRFEADATAKDALLLSEKQEHETTKKVLAETQWRNEELVKKIQDYDKNTLQLQLTVERLQENASATEVLMLREREQNNATMKAQAESQERNLQFLKKLEDVDKKIGLLQGSVQRLGDNTAKDALLLSERREKDALKKALTESEYKNEELLMKTEEANKKVEHLQNTINSLKEDMAASLEAERQENETIRRSLVEAQERNDVLFKKVRDSEYRAHQLQDTVQKLQVDAISRLSNFAMEKQEGDVVKNIHTEAHGRNENLIRKNEDLLKRNDDLVKKIEDSGILVTQLRENLERLEGKAANLESENQALRQQAITTPPSTAKSQAACSKINEFQQRCQENGHILNGNAAYAEMKSSLGPTETRASMGSSPDLISHKDYENGQRLLNEVYQHQQPLNHQQLLLKYITQYLGFSGSKPIAAPLIYYCLLHWRSFEEAKTGVFDCIIQVVNSATEAQNDTRGLAYWLSNLSTLSVLLQRSFKVSRATVSTPHRRRFSCERIFQANQPSNSGLAYFSAQIDGAIGLHQIEAKYPALLFKQQLVDQIEKVYGMISDRMKKELNPLLELCIQDPRTSYSTQAKASLSPASGFGQQEQLMHWLSIVKIFNNYLHVLRANHVTTILVHKLLTQIFSMVNVQLFNRLLLRRECCSCSNGQYIKDGLTQLKHWCNDVSREFADSAWAALRHIRQAVDFVVISLKPIRTWDEIRNDICPDLSLQQLERIVGMYWDDVNGTNVTSAEFISSMRATLREESNSVSNFSVLLDDDSSIPFSLEDIAKSMLSIEETSVNDLLPFIRENQIFTFILQ from the exons CTCCATTTTGGTGAGCGGTGAAAGTGGTGCTGGTAAAACTGAAACCACAAAGATGCTTATGACATATCTTGCTTTTTTGGGTGGACGATCTAGAACAGGAGGGAGGACAGTTGAACAACAAGTTTTAGAA TCTAATCCGGTCCTTGAAGCCTTTGGCAATGCAAAGACTGTTCGTAATAACAACTCAAG TCGATTTGGAAAATTTGTTGAAATCCAATTTGACAagagtgggaagatatcaggcGCTGCCATTAGAACATACTTGCTTGAAAGATCTCGTGTTTGCCAAATCAATAGTCCAGAAAGAAACTACCATTGCTTTTACTTCCTATGTGCAGCACCATCAGAG GATATCAAAAGGTATAAGCTGGCTGACCCGTCGTCGTTTCACTATCTCAACCAATCCACGTGCATTAAACTTGACGAAATTAGTGATGCTAAGGAGTATCTCGCAACACGAAGTGCGATGAATACAGTCGGCATTACTGAACAGGAGCAG GAGGCTACATTCAGGGTAGTTGCTGCTGTTCTCCACCTCGGGAATATCAGTTTTGTGAAAGGAAGAGAGGTAGATTCATCTTTGTTAAAGGATGATAAAGCTAGGTTTCATCTTAATGCAGCAGCAGAGCTTTTGAT GTGTGATTGCGGGAATCTGGAGAACGCATTGATAAAGAGGAAAATAAATACACCAGAAGGAGTTATAACCACAACAGTTGATCCTAATTCCGCTACTGTTAGTCGGGATGGCTTAGCAAAGCAAATATATTCTCGACTATTTGACTG GCTTGTAAACAGATTAAATGCATCCATAGGACAAGATACATCCTCCGACCGATTGATTGGAGTACTTGATATCTATGGTTTTGAAAGTTTTAAGACTAATAG CTTTGAACAATTATGCATCAATTTCACCAATGAAAAACTCCAACAGCATTTTAATCAG AATGTTTTTAAAATGGAGCAGGAAGAGTACAACAGGGAGCAGATTGACTGGAGTTACATAGAATTTGTCGACAACCAAGATGTTCTGGACTTGATTGAGAAG AAACCTGGTGGAATTATTGCACTTCTTGATGAAGCTTG TATGTTTCCTAAATGCACACATGAATCATTTTCTCAGAAGCTGTATGAGAAATTCAAGAATAACAAAAGATTTAGCAAGCCAAAGCTTTCTCGCACTGCATTTACCATACAACATTATGCGGGAGAA GTAACCTATCAGTCTGACCATTTCTTGGACAAAAACAGAGACTATGTAGTTGTAGAACATCAGGAGTTACTTAATGCTTCTAGGTGCTCATTTGTGTCAGGGTTATTCCCATCAGTACTAGAGGAGAACACAAAAGCATCAAAGACTTCCATTGCTACTCGCTTCAAG TGGCAACTCCAAGAACTAATGGAGACGTTGAGTTCTACGGAACCTCATTACATTAGATGCATTAAGCCCAATAATATTCTTAAGCCTACTACATTTGAGAACATCAATGTACTGCAGCAACTTCGGTGTTCA GGTGCTCTTGAAGCTATTAGAATCAGCTGTGCTGGATATCCTACAAGAAAAATATTTCATGATTTTCTCTGTCGGTTTCGCATTCTTGCTCCTGAAGTTTTCATGGAAAG AAACAATGAAAAGGTGTCGTGCCAAAAGATTCTGGACAAGATGGAACTCCATGGTTATCAG ATTGGAAGAACAAAGGTGTTCCTGAGAGCTGGTCAGATGGCTGAATTAGATGCTAGAAGAACTGAAGTGCGGAATAAAGCAGCTAGAGCCGTTCAGAGTAGATTTCGCACTCATGCTGCTCGTGAGAAATTCCTTGTATTACGCAAGACATCAATATCTTTTCAATCTTTTGTTAGAG TAATATTGGCTTGTAAGTTACGTGTTTTACTAAGAAAACAAGCTGCGGCATCGCAAATACAGAAAAGTTACCGCTGCTATATTGCTTGGAGCTCTTATTCTGAGCTACGCTCTTCAGCCATTATGCTGCAGACAGGATTAAGGGTGTTTGGTGCTTATAAGGAATACAATATCAGAAAACAAAATAAAGCCTCTATTCATATCCAG GCTTGGTGGCGATGCCATAGAGAGTATTCGAACTATTGTAAAATTAAGGGATCAGTGTTAATTTACCAGTGTGCATGGAGAAGACGGGTTGCTAGAGGAGAACTCAGAAAGCTCAAAATG GCCGCAAGGGACACAGAAGCCCTGAAGGTGCAGAAGGAGAAACTTGAGGAGCATGTTGAAGAGCTGACTAGCTGTTTAGGCTTGGAAAAGAAACTTAGG ACTGATCTAGAGAAGAACAAAGCAGGAGAAATTTCCAAACTACAGGCTGCTCTTCGTGAGATGGAGCGGCGGGTGGAAGAAGCCACAGAGATGCAGGAAAGAGAATTAGCCGAAAGGGCCATTGAAGAAGCTTTAGctcaagaaagagaaaagaTCACTTCATTGACTAATGAAGTTGAGGAGCTGAAG GTACTACTACTAAGAGAACGAGAAGAAAATAGTGCAACTAAGAGTGCACTTGTGATTGCTCAGGAAGAAAATGATGCATTGACTAGAAAAATTGCGGCCGCAGATGGAAATATGGAGCAACTTAGAGATACCGTAAAGAG ATTTGAAAAGAATGTGAAAGAACTGGAGTCTTCACTGATGATGGAAAAGGAACAAAACATGACTACTAGAAGGGAACTAAGTGAAGCACACCAGAGGGTTGAAGAACTACTGAGGCAAATTGCAGATGCCAATGGAACATCCACAGAACTTCAGACTGCTGTACAAAG GCTGCAAAAAAGCTTAATTGAGGGAGAGGCTACTTTACTTACAGAACGACAAGAAAGTGAGGCAACCACGAAATCACTCAATGAAGCTCATGTAAAAATTGAGGAACTACTCAATAAAATTAAAGTAGCTGAACAAGACATTAGTAACTTCCAAGACAACAACCAAAG ACTTGAAGTAACTGCAACAACATTGGAGGCTTCATTGTTAGCTGAAAAACAACAGAGTACTGCAATCTTTTCACAATTAGCTGAAGCACAACAGGATATTGAAGTACTACAGAAGAAATTTGCAGATGCTAATAGGACAAATGATCTGCTTCAAGATTCTTTGAAAAG GTGTGAGGAAAATGCGACCACAAGGGATGGCTTATATGTAGCAGAAAGGAAAGAGCATGATGAAACCAAGCAAGCACTTTTGAAAGCTCAGGAAAGAAATTGGGAATTGCTTAGGAAAGTTGATGATAGCGAGAAAACTATAAACAAGATGCTGGAGAATGCTCAGAG ACTTGAGAAGCATGCAACAGCAAGGGAATCTTTGCTGCATAAGACAAAACAAAATCTCGACTGCACAACAAAAGCATTAACTGAAGCTCGAGGGAGAAACCGAGACTTGATGACAAGTTTCGAGGATTCAGCTAAAAAAATCAATATGCTTGAGGATTCAGTTAACAG ACTAGAAGAACACATAGCAGAGAAAGACTCTTTGTTGGAGGTAGAAAGACAAGAACACAAAACAACTAATGAAGATGTAACCAATGCCCGGAAAAAGATCAGTGAATTAATACACGAGTTACAACAGTCCGAAGAAACAAGAAAACAATTGGAAGATACCATCAAGAG GTTTGAAGCAGATGCTACTGCCAAAGATGCACTTTTGTTATCAGAAAAACAAGAACATGAGACGACCAAGAAAGTTCTAGCTGAAACTCAGTGGAGAAATGAGGAGTTAGTCAAGAAAATTCAGGATTATGATAAAAATACCCTTCAGCTTCAGCTAACTGTTGAGAG GCTTCAGGAAAACGCATCTGCTACAGAGGTTTTAATGTTGAGAGAGCGAGAACAAAATAATGCAACCATGAAGGCACAAGCTGAAAGTCAAGAAAGAAATTTGCAGTTTCTAAAGAAGCTCGAGGATGTTGACAAAAAAATTGGTCTTCTTCAGGGCAGCGTACAAAG GCTTGGTGATAATACAGCGAAAGATGCTTTGTTGCTATCTGAGAGACGTGAGAAGGATGCACTGAAGAAAGCACTTACTGAGAGTGAATACAAAAATGAAGAGTTACTGATGAAAACTGAAGAAGCCAACAAAAAAGTTGAGCATCTTCAAAACACTATAAATTC GCTTAAGGAGGATATGGCAGCTTCATTGGAAGCTGAAAGACAAGAAAATGAAACAATCAGGAGGTCCCTTGTTGAAGCTCAGGAGAGAAATGATGTGTTATTTAAGAAAGTTAGGGATAGTGAATACAGGGCCCACCAGCTTCAAGATACTGTGCAGAA GCTTCAAGTAGATGCCATATCAAGATTGTCTAACTTTGCAATGGAGAAACAAGAAGGCGATGTTGTCAAAAATATACATACTGAGGCTCATGGAAGAAATGAAAATCTAATAAGAAAAAATGAAGACCTCCTAAAAAGAAATGATGACTTGGTCAAGAAGATTGAAGATTCTGGTATACTTGTTACTCAGCTTCGTGAGAACCTAGAAAG GTTAGAAGGCAAAGCTGCCAACTTAGAGTCTGAAAATCAAGCGCTTCGTCAACAAGCAATTACAACTCCTCCATCTACAGCCAAGTCTCAAGCTGCATGCTCTAAAATCA ATGAATTTCAACAGAGATGTCAAGAAAATGGTCATATTTTAAATGGCAACGCAGCATATGCTGAAATGAAGTCCTCACTTGGTCCAACAGAAACAAGAGCCTCAATG GGTAGTTCCCCTGATTTGATTAGCCACAAGGATTATGAAAATGGGCAAAGGTTACTTAACGAAGTATATCAG CACCAGCAACCCCTGAATCATCAGCAGTTATTGCTGAAATACATTACCCAGTATCTTGGATTCTCTGGCAGTAAACCAATTGCTGCTCCTCTTATATACTACTGTCTTCTTCATTGGAGATCTTTTGAAGAAGCAAAGACAGGTGTCTTTGACTGTATTATACAGGTTGTAAACTCAGCAACTGAG GCTCAAAATGATACAAGGGGCTTGGCCTATTGGTTATCCAACTTGTCCACATTATCAGTTCTACTGCAACGCTCATTTAAAGTCTCCAGGGCAACAGTCTCAACTCCACATAGACGAAGATTTTCCTGCGAGAGGATTTTTCAAGCCAATCAACCTTCAAACAGTGGACTTGCTTATTTCAGTGCTCAAATCGATGGAGCTATTGGGTTACACCAAATTGAAGCAAAATATCCAGCTTTGCTCTTCAAGCAGCAGCTAGTAGATCAGATTGAAAAGGTGTACGGAATGATAAGCGATAGAATGAAGAAGGAGCTAAACCCATTACTTGAGCTGTGTATCCAG GATCCAAGAACTTCTTACTCGACTCAAGCAAAGGCCTCGCTGTCTCCTGCTAGCGGCTTTGGCCAACAGGAACAACTCATGCATTGGCTGAGCATCGTGAAAATCTTCAACAACTATCTGCATGTTCTCAGAGCCAATCAT GTTACCACAATTTTGGTCCACAAATTGCTTACCCAGATATTTTCTATGGTCAATGTACAATTATTTAACAG GCTCCTCTTGCGGCGTGAGTGCTGTTCCTGCAGTAACGGGCAATACATCAAAGATGGGCTAACTCAACTAAAACATTGGTGCAATGACGTCAGTCGAGAG TTTGCAGATTCCGCATGGGCAGCACTGAGGCATATAAGACAAGCTGTTGACTTTGTG GTAATTTCTCTAAAGCCAATAAGGACATGGGATGAGATACGCAATGATATTTGCCCA GATCTCAGTTTGCAGCAGCTAGAGAGGATAGTTGGTATGTATTGGGACGATGTAAATGGAACGAATGTAACTTCAGCTGAG TTCATATCAAGCATGAGAGCTACGTTGCGTGAGGAATCAAATAGCGTCTCCAACTTTTCAGTTCTTCTGGATGATGATTCCAG CATACCCTTTTCACTTGAAGATATTGCAAAGTCCATGCTAAGCATCGAGGAGACGTCAGTTAATGACCTGCTACCTTTTATCCGCGAGAACCAGATCTTTACCTTTATATTGCAGTAG